From one Paenibacillus terrae HPL-003 genomic stretch:
- a CDS encoding DUF3817 domain-containing protein, with protein MLRTPLGRVRLMLWIQGIAYLAILFTHQPLQAAGMTQMVMVIGNIYRISFLLLLVALIYGKTALNWSLRRPLFIIFASFIPFGLIIMDWIWVKKWTGDSAAEQRAAS; from the coding sequence GTGTTAAGAACACCTTTGGGGCGTGTCCGGCTCATGCTCTGGATTCAAGGTATTGCGTATTTGGCGATATTATTCACCCATCAGCCGCTGCAAGCTGCGGGCATGACCCAGATGGTCATGGTGATCGGTAACATATACCGGATCAGCTTTTTGCTGCTCCTTGTCGCTTTGATCTATGGCAAAACAGCGCTGAATTGGTCCCTCCGGCGACCTTTATTCATTATATTTGCGTCCTTCATTCCTTTTGGGCTGATCATTATGGATTGGATTTGGGTGAAAAAATGGACAGGGGATTCGGCAGCAGAACAGCGAGCCGCATCGTAA